In Mytilus trossulus isolate FHL-02 chromosome 6, PNRI_Mtr1.1.1.hap1, whole genome shotgun sequence, a single window of DNA contains:
- the LOC134722359 gene encoding hemicentin-1-like, with the protein MKDNELPPVCAYLGIMIYCHDCKTRKRDLVDTFFKLRLSVIYNQVLEISTSMANDACRRYVQEGIVCPTNLQRNAFTSSAVDNIGHNPSSISLKDIPWYRYSSFLCHLDGPAVVDISPQKQFHRVNETESVTNITCTADCNPRCILTWTGPNLPDKLSGIASSMLNIPKIARNQSGTYKCNASNTVGSKISLHINIIVNFLPAVNTIFGNRSFHENDTAVFSCNVESVPSSNITWLFAEQILGKTHINFIHDIREQNINVQVSTLTIRPVGCLSMGKYTCAANNIIGEDTKKIDIDVRCSPRVNSIEYNVTKLIAVKDQEPLNITVPIIAYPAPYIYWTLINNKTSVNVTLQTSNSVINNRVFSSLYLENVIEKDFGHYYIHAGNGMGSREDYIYSVEVIPKREPMSPFLYIVCKSTTATIIWKPGFNGDSADRFYVMYSEKGQKVITKQVDLNEWEESSVSTVTELKPAMEYTFAIVAENQFGQSSSRTELCITDAACQQENVSEFKNNENTTMLGAGIGTLVVALLILAAATVFVIRKSK; encoded by the exons ATGAAAGATAATGAACTACCTCCAGTTTGTGCTTATTTGGGAATCATGAtctactgtcatgactgtaagACTAGAAAACGTGATCTAGTAGATACTTTCTTCAAACTTAGACTGTCTGTCATCTACAACCAAGTGTTAGAAATTTCTACTTCCATGGCCAATGATGCTTGTCGTCGTTATGTCCAAGAAGGTATTGTTTGCCCTACCAATCTACAACGAAATGCGTTTACCTCATCTGCTGTAGACAACATTGGTCACAATCCAAGCAGTATCTCGTTAAAAGACATTCCATGGTACAG ATACTCTTCATTCCTTTGTCATCTAGATGGCCCTGCAGTTGTTGATATTTCACCTCAAAAACAGTTTCACAGAGTAAACGAAACTGAAAGCGtgacaaatataacatgcaCAGCAGATTGTAACCCCAGATGTATATTGACATGGACAGGACCTAATTTGCCTGACAAACTTTCTGGTATTGCTTCATCTATGCTGAATATTCCCAAAATTGCCAGGAACCAATCAGGAACGTACAAATGTAATGCTTCGAATACTGTTGGTAGCAAGATttcattacatataaatattattgtaaaCT TCCTACCAGCAGTGAATACTATTTTTGGAAACAGATCATTTCATGAAAACGACACTGCTGTATTTTCATGCAATGTGGAGAGTGTACCATCTTCGAACATAACATGGTTATTTGCGGAACAGATCCTTGGAAAAACTCACATAAATTTTATTCACGATATACGGGAACAAAACATCAATGTCCAAGTTAGTACACTGACTATCAGACCAGTTGGATGCTTATCAATGGGAAAATATACCTGTGCTGCTAACAACATTATCGGTGAAGATACGAAAAAAATTGACATCGACGTAAGAT GTTCTCCAAGAGTAAATTCAATAGAGTATAATGTTACAAAATTGATTGCAGTCAAAGACCAAGAGCCTTTAAATATAACGGTCCCAATTATTGCATACCCTGCACCTTATATTTATTGgactttaataaataataaaacgtCTGTTAATGTAACACTACAAACTTCAAACAGTGTTATCAACAATAGAGTATTTTCTAGTCTGTATCTAGAAAATGTAATCGAGAAAGATTTTGGTCATTATTACATTCATGCCGGCAATGGAATGGGTAGTAGAGAAGATTATATATATTCCGTCGAAGTAATTCCTAAAA GGGAGCCCATGTCACCCTTTTTATATATCGTTTGCAAGTCCACAACAGCCACAATAATATGGAAACCTGGGTTCAATGGAGACAGTGCTGACAGATTTTATGTAATGTATTCCGAAAAAGGACAGAAAGTTATAACAAAACAGGTAGATCTAAATGAATGGGAAGAATCCTCAGTATCTACAGTAACTGAATTAAAACCAGCTATGGAATACACCTTCGCTATAGTTGCTGAAAATCAGTTTGGACAGTCCAGCTCTCGCACAGAATTATGCATAACTGATGCTG